One segment of Triticum aestivum cultivar Chinese Spring chromosome 2A, IWGSC CS RefSeq v2.1, whole genome shotgun sequence DNA contains the following:
- the LOC123184825 gene encoding uncharacterized protein: protein MAAMPAAAACSWRKDIGREDKISLDSGSSSHRPTATTTVAGFVSVARRPYSKSNQWFAHVSLLSASRWLAWPAASLVDERHAREQWRPILPNRWWSLVQVSNRKQLAHESNAKYPIDWSHYHLLAYIPHGSSLIPLSRIDSAGSTLLNPFSFPEYPRMQCM, encoded by the exons ATGGCGGcgatgccggcggcggcggcttgcagcTGGCGCAAAGATATTGGCCGCGAAGACAAGATCTCGCTGGACAGTGGCTCTTCTTCTCACCGGCCAACGGCGACGACGACAGTGGCCGGCTTCGTTTCCGTCGCGCGACGACCATACTCAAAATCAAATCAATGGTTCGCTCATGTATCTCTTCTTTCGGCTTCCAGGTGGCTGGCATGGCCTGCCGCGTCGCTAGTGGATGAGCGTCATGCGAGAGAACAGTGGCGCCCAATTCTTCCCAATCGATGGTGGAGTCTCGTCCAAGTTTCCAACCGTAAGCAGCTGGCCCACGAATCAAATGCTAAGTACCCGATCGATTGGTCTCATTACCATCTGCTTGCATATATTCCTCATGGAAGCAGTTTAATCCCATTGAGCCGGATTGATTCTGCCGGCTCTACTCTTCTGAATCCTTTCAG TTTTCCAGAATATCCAAGGATGCAATGCATGTAA